The Acidobacteriota bacterium genome includes a region encoding these proteins:
- a CDS encoding FAD-dependent oxidoreductase, which yields MPLRNEPVWESTASVPAFSPLVADVTADVCVVGAGIAGLTTAYLLTQVGKSVVVLDDGRVGGGATAVTTAHLANALDDRYYHLERLHGEGGARLAADSHTAAIDRIESIVGRERIACDFERVEGYLFAATGQGEDELDLELAAAHRAGLHNVAKIGRAPLAWDTGPCLRFPNQGQFHPLKYLAGLAGAIERAGGRIYAGSHADVIQGGQPATVTTRGGVVTAGAVVVATNSPVNDLVVIHTKQAPYLSYVVGMLVPRGAVGRALFWDTADPYHYVRLQSLPDGDHDVLIVGGEDHKTGQADDGDARHARLEAWARERFPMAGELSYKWSGQVMETVDGLAFIGRNPLDHDNVFIVTGDSGMGMTHGTIGGILLTDLILGRPNPWQALYDPSRKTLRASGEFVRETANVAAQYAQWLTPGDVESVEEIAQDSGAVVRRGTAKVAVYRDPTGALHERSAACPHLGCIVAWNAAEKSWDCPCHGSRFDRFGEVMSGPANVGLTRA from the coding sequence ATGCCGCTCCGTAACGAACCGGTTTGGGAATCCACCGCGAGCGTTCCCGCGTTTTCTCCCCTGGTCGCCGATGTGACGGCCGACGTCTGTGTGGTCGGCGCCGGCATTGCCGGGCTGACGACGGCCTATCTGCTGACTCAAGTTGGGAAGTCGGTGGTGGTGCTCGATGACGGCCGCGTCGGCGGGGGGGCGACCGCCGTGACCACGGCTCACTTGGCCAACGCCCTTGATGATCGCTACTACCATCTCGAGCGTTTGCACGGAGAAGGCGGCGCGCGGCTGGCCGCCGACAGCCACACCGCCGCCATCGACCGCATCGAGTCGATCGTGGGCCGCGAGCGGATCGCGTGCGACTTCGAACGCGTCGAAGGCTACCTGTTCGCGGCGACCGGGCAGGGCGAGGACGAACTGGACCTCGAACTGGCGGCGGCGCATCGCGCCGGACTCCACAACGTCGCGAAGATCGGCCGTGCGCCGCTGGCGTGGGACACGGGCCCGTGCCTGCGATTTCCCAACCAGGGACAATTCCATCCATTGAAGTACCTGGCTGGACTGGCGGGGGCGATCGAGCGCGCTGGCGGCCGGATCTATGCGGGCTCGCACGCCGATGTCATCCAGGGCGGCCAGCCGGCCACGGTCACGACCCGTGGCGGCGTGGTGACCGCCGGCGCCGTGGTCGTGGCGACCAACAGCCCGGTGAACGACCTGGTGGTGATCCATACCAAGCAGGCGCCCTACCTGTCGTACGTCGTTGGGATGCTGGTGCCGCGCGGCGCTGTCGGCCGCGCGTTGTTCTGGGACACAGCTGATCCGTATCACTACGTGCGCCTGCAGTCACTGCCCGACGGCGACCACGACGTGCTGATCGTTGGCGGGGAGGACCACAAGACCGGACAGGCCGACGACGGCGACGCGCGTCACGCGCGCCTGGAGGCGTGGGCGCGCGAGCGGTTCCCCATGGCCGGCGAGCTGAGCTACAAGTGGTCCGGGCAAGTGATGGAAACGGTGGACGGACTCGCCTTCATTGGCCGCAACCCCCTCGACCACGACAACGTCTTCATCGTGACCGGTGATTCCGGGATGGGCATGACGCACGGGACAATCGGCGGCATCCTGCTCACCGATCTGATCCTGGGCCGGCCCAACCCGTGGCAGGCCTTGTACGACCCGTCGCGCAAGACGCTACGCGCGTCGGGTGAGTTTGTGCGGGAGACCGCGAATGTTGCGGCCCAGTACGCCCAGTGGTTGACGCCGGGCGATGTCGAGTCAGTCGAGGAGATCGCGCAGGACAGCGGCGCGGTGGTCCGCCGGGGCACGGCCAAAGTCGCTGTCTATCGCGACCCGACCGGCGCGCTTCACGAACGGTCGGCGGCCTGTCCGCACCTCGGCTGCATCGTCGCCTGGAACGCCGCGGAGAAGTCGTGGGATTGCCCCTGCCACGGCTCGCGTTTCGACCGGTTTGGCGAGGTGATGAGCGGCCCGGCGAACGTCGGGCTCACGCGCGCTTGA
- the efp gene encoding elongation factor P has translation MAALLEAIEIKRKAYFEYENAPYHCLDVEVSKPTARGGQTLVRLKMRNLITRAVFDKTFKAGEKFAEPDLVMSSATFSYADADGFHFMDQESFETHTLGSEILGDDRGLLVDNVEVQIHRYNGQPIGIVFPPHVELTVASTEMGVRGNTASGSVTKPAVLETGMEIQVPLFIKEGEKVKVHTETREFAGRA, from the coding sequence ATGGCTGCACTGCTGGAAGCGATTGAGATCAAGCGCAAGGCGTATTTCGAGTACGAGAACGCTCCCTACCACTGCCTGGACGTCGAGGTGTCAAAACCGACGGCCCGGGGCGGGCAAACCCTCGTGCGCCTGAAGATGCGCAACCTGATCACCCGCGCGGTCTTCGACAAGACCTTCAAGGCGGGCGAGAAGTTTGCCGAGCCGGATCTCGTGATGTCGTCGGCCACCTTCTCCTATGCCGACGCCGACGGTTTTCACTTCATGGACCAGGAATCGTTCGAGACGCACACGCTCGGCAGCGAGATCCTGGGCGACGACCGCGGCCTGCTGGTCGACAACGTCGAGGTGCAGATTCACCGCTATAACGGCCAGCCGATTGGCATCGTGTTTCCGCCCCACGTTGAGCTCACGGTCGCATCCACTGAAATGGGGGTGCGGGGCAACACGGCGAGCGGCAGCGTGACCAAGCCGGCGGTGCTCGAGACCGGCATGGAGATCCAGGTGCCGTTGTTCATCAAGGAAGGCGAGAAGGTCAAGGTCCACACCGAGACCCGCGAATTCGCCGGCCGAGCGTGA
- a CDS encoding outer membrane beta-barrel protein: MLPSAIQRATFIWLTLVVLAAPASAQDIFAVPYAGVKFGGDTSIVDLEIAAGRASIALGGSVSVLGDGWLGYEVDFGYMPGFFENDDSLPLIKPGSYVLDLTGSVILTLPDAVTRGGLRPYAIVGIGLINAHAQDFLEIFLVRRTVPAFKIGVGAQALLLTNNVGIRFDLRHVRSFTGDDGSLARVGRRISYSRFTIGLLLRL; this comes from the coding sequence ATGCTGCCGTCTGCCATCCAACGCGCGACCTTCATCTGGTTGACGCTCGTGGTACTGGCGGCGCCGGCGAGTGCCCAGGACATTTTTGCCGTGCCTTACGCAGGCGTAAAGTTTGGCGGCGATACCTCGATCGTTGATCTGGAGATCGCGGCGGGACGGGCTTCCATCGCCCTTGGCGGGTCGGTGTCGGTGTTGGGCGACGGCTGGCTCGGTTACGAAGTGGATTTCGGCTACATGCCGGGCTTCTTCGAGAACGACGACAGCCTGCCGCTGATCAAACCCGGCAGCTACGTGCTCGACCTGACGGGCAGCGTCATCCTGACCCTGCCTGATGCGGTCACCCGGGGCGGCCTGAGGCCCTACGCCATCGTCGGTATCGGGTTGATCAACGCGCACGCGCAGGACTTCCTGGAGATCTTCCTGGTGCGACGCACGGTGCCGGCCTTCAAGATCGGCGTCGGTGCCCAGGCGCTGCTGCTGACCAACAACGTCGGCATCCGCTTCGATCTGCGGCACGTGCGCAGCTTCACCGGCGATGACGGCTCGCTGGCTCGGGTGGGCCGGCGGATCAGCTACTCCCGATTCACGATTGGCTTGCTACTTCGCCTGTAA
- a CDS encoding serine hydrolase domain-containing protein translates to MKLPLFSLIAAIGASFLLVPRGSAQELPYQIFERYLEPLAQQIGMPGLSAVIVRNNRIEWEKGYGFSDVENKVRATPDTLYPIGGVTQAMSAVLLAICTDRLALEVDTGMRKWVPAFPEDASVRHVLAHVSEGRYVYDPSRYAALTPVVEDCTKRPFRVALADEILQSLAMTSSVPGLDLGQPSGQAARDLFDPARVAQYQDRLTRLAKPYRIDRNRQAQPSSYPPYGLDASGGMVSSARDLAGFEAELDDNINNVPISLSTLDKMWTPFMFDTGAAAPTGQGWFVQTTSQERLVWTFGHIPDAASALIVKMPSKRLTLVLLSNSGGLANTYELEKGDVTTSPFVKIFLRLFI, encoded by the coding sequence ATGAAACTGCCCCTATTTTCCCTGATCGCGGCGATTGGCGCCAGCTTTTTGCTGGTCCCGCGGGGTTCTGCGCAGGAATTACCGTACCAGATCTTCGAGCGGTACCTCGAACCGCTCGCCCAGCAGATTGGTATGCCGGGCCTGTCGGCCGTGATCGTGCGCAATAACCGCATCGAGTGGGAAAAGGGCTATGGCTTCTCCGACGTCGAAAACAAGGTGCGCGCCACGCCCGATACCCTCTATCCCATTGGCGGGGTGACCCAGGCCATGAGCGCGGTGCTGCTCGCGATCTGCACCGACCGGCTCGCCCTGGAGGTCGATACCGGCATGCGCAAGTGGGTGCCGGCCTTCCCCGAGGACGCCAGCGTGCGCCACGTCCTGGCCCACGTGTCCGAGGGCCGCTATGTCTACGATCCCAGCCGGTATGCCGCGCTCACCCCGGTTGTGGAGGACTGCACCAAGCGGCCCTTCCGCGTGGCCCTCGCCGACGAGATTCTGCAGAGCCTCGCGATGACCTCATCGGTGCCCGGGCTCGACCTGGGCCAGCCGAGTGGGCAGGCCGCGCGCGACCTGTTCGATCCAGCGCGCGTCGCGCAGTACCAGGACCGGCTGACGCGCCTGGCCAAGCCGTACCGGATCGACCGCAACCGCCAGGCGCAGCCCTCGTCGTATCCGCCGTACGGACTGGACGCCTCGGGAGGCATGGTGTCGTCGGCGCGCGACCTGGCCGGCTTCGAGGCCGAGCTCGACGACAACATCAACAACGTGCCGATCAGCCTGAGCACGCTCGACAAGATGTGGACGCCGTTCATGTTCGACACCGGCGCCGCCGCGCCGACCGGCCAGGGCTGGTTCGTCCAGACCACCTCGCAGGAACGGCTGGTCTGGACCTTCGGCCACATTCCAGACGCGGCCTCGGCGCTGATCGTGAAGATGCCGTCGAAACGGCTGACGCTGGTGCTGCTGTCCAACAGCGGCGGCCTCGCCAACACCTATGAGCTCGAGAAGGGCGACGTCACCACCTCGCCGTTTGTGAAGATCTTCTTGCGCCTCTTCATCTAA
- a CDS encoding DUF4390 domain-containing protein, whose product MSSTRPYYVRNLVRAVCLLSLLAVSAAPAAAQAAETLRVKTLNRDGRVLVTFALDGGLTDEMKAVVQSGLRTVFTYTVELKLKVPAWVDRTVASAVVSTSVDFDNLTRRHTISRALDGRVEESFVVEDPAQVAQMVTQFDRLPLFDTKILEANREYYVLVKADARPRSTASLWPFSGTASGSAKFTFIK is encoded by the coding sequence ATGAGCTCAACCCGTCCGTACTACGTCCGAAACCTCGTGAGAGCGGTCTGCCTGCTCAGCTTGCTGGCCGTGTCGGCCGCCCCGGCTGCGGCCCAGGCTGCCGAAACGCTGCGCGTGAAGACGCTCAATCGCGACGGACGGGTGTTGGTCACGTTCGCGCTCGACGGCGGTCTCACCGACGAAATGAAGGCCGTGGTGCAAAGCGGCCTGCGCACCGTGTTCACCTACACCGTTGAACTCAAGCTCAAGGTGCCGGCGTGGGTCGATCGCACCGTGGCGTCGGCCGTGGTCTCGACCAGCGTCGACTTCGACAACCTGACCCGTCGCCACACCATCTCGCGCGCGCTCGACGGCCGGGTCGAGGAATCGTTCGTCGTGGAAGACCCCGCCCAGGTGGCGCAGATGGTCACCCAGTTCGACCGCCTGCCGCTCTTCGACACCAAGATCCTCGAAGCCAATCGCGAGTACTACGTCCTCGTGAAAGCCGATGCGCGCCCGCGCAGCACCGCCTCGCTCTGGCCCTTCTCGGGCACCGCGAGCGGATCCGCGAAGTTCACGTTCATCAAGTAA
- a CDS encoding PA2779 family protein, giving the protein MQISQKVVTLFLVPALLFSTQAYAQQARVVDAVALHQALADKTATENSQRELVLQVLDRSDAREMAARLGLSVEQANSAVATLSGAELNTLAQHAAAVDASALAGGASTIVISLTTLLLILIIVILLAN; this is encoded by the coding sequence ATGCAGATTTCACAAAAAGTAGTCACGCTGTTCCTAGTTCCGGCACTTCTCTTCTCAACTCAGGCATATGCGCAGCAGGCCCGCGTCGTGGACGCCGTCGCGCTGCACCAGGCGCTTGCCGACAAGACCGCCACCGAGAACTCGCAGCGTGAGCTGGTTCTCCAGGTGCTCGATCGTTCCGACGCCCGGGAGATGGCTGCCCGCTTGGGCCTCAGCGTCGAACAGGCCAACTCGGCCGTGGCGACCCTGAGCGGCGCCGAACTCAACACGCTCGCCCAGCACGCGGCCGCCGTTGACGCCAGCGCGCTGGCCGGCGGTGCCAGCACCATCGTCATCTCGCTGACGACCCTGCTGCTGATCCTGATCATCGTCATCCTGCTGGCCAACTGA
- a CDS encoding C39 family peptidase, whose translation MARLTASVVMAAVVILVATAATPAFAQTPPADPAGSTRLLDVPYLTQTEDLCGGAAMAMVLRYWGDRRVQPEDFASLIDRSAAGIRTDVLTADIRQRGWQGFPIDGAAGAHHDWIRDQIDRGRPIVALIEVRPNRYHYIVIVGWTAAQVIAHDPASAPFQTWTRPDFDRAWAAAGRWAMLVLPSADPITSALQHPSTSAPQHSSAAVTSPCSPLIARMVDLARAGQVTDAAPGLVAATELCPADPAAWRELAGVHFLQSHWAAAAMTAERASVLEPEDEAVWDLLATSRFLNDEPLAALDAWNQIARPSVDIVRVEGVRRVPHPTVVGLLKLPPRTVLTPERQGHAARRLAELPSAAQTSLRYRPLGGGTADIDAIVVERPALPRGVVPIAATLARGWLQDEVRVDAASLAKSGELLTVAWRWWEARPRVAVSLAVPALSWLPGVTTIEGSWERQSYGGPVSVREERRHVGLRVADWASSTVRWNASSAFNRWAADSYLSAGGGVEVRLAGDRVSLGAGAEAAAPLGSGTAFTSGRLSSAWRSRTNENQAMWLGGAAATTVSGAAPFALWPGAGTGHGRESLLRAHPLLDAGVVTGEAFGRRLAHASIEYRHPLWRPAMARVGLAVFADAARAWHRLDGSSSRLHVDAGVGVRLALPGKGGAMRLDVARGMRDQQVVVSAGWQPSWTGQHHE comes from the coding sequence ATGGCGCGCCTCACGGCGTCGGTGGTGATGGCGGCCGTCGTAATTCTCGTGGCGACGGCCGCCACGCCCGCCTTCGCGCAAACACCGCCCGCCGATCCGGCCGGCAGCACGCGCCTGCTGGATGTCCCCTACCTTACGCAAACCGAAGACCTGTGTGGCGGCGCCGCCATGGCCATGGTGCTGCGGTACTGGGGCGACCGGCGAGTGCAACCCGAGGACTTCGCATCGCTGATCGATCGCAGCGCGGCCGGCATTCGCACCGACGTGCTGACGGCCGACATCAGGCAGCGGGGCTGGCAGGGGTTTCCGATCGACGGGGCCGCCGGCGCCCACCACGACTGGATTCGCGACCAGATCGACCGTGGCCGTCCGATCGTGGCGCTGATCGAGGTGCGGCCGAACCGCTATCACTACATCGTGATCGTCGGGTGGACGGCCGCGCAGGTGATTGCGCACGATCCGGCGAGCGCGCCCTTCCAGACCTGGACACGACCGGATTTCGATCGCGCCTGGGCCGCGGCCGGACGCTGGGCCATGCTCGTCTTGCCTTCCGCTGATCCGATCACTTCAGCACTTCAGCACCCGAGCACTTCAGCACCCCAGCACTCGAGCGCGGCGGTCACCAGTCCGTGCAGTCCGCTGATCGCGCGCATGGTGGACCTGGCGCGCGCCGGGCAGGTCACCGACGCAGCGCCGGGACTGGTGGCCGCGACCGAACTGTGTCCGGCGGATCCGGCTGCGTGGCGCGAGCTGGCCGGCGTGCACTTCCTGCAATCGCACTGGGCCGCAGCCGCCATGACGGCGGAACGGGCGTCGGTGCTCGAACCCGAGGACGAGGCGGTGTGGGATCTGCTGGCCACCAGCCGGTTTCTGAACGACGAGCCGTTGGCCGCACTCGACGCGTGGAACCAGATCGCCCGGCCGTCGGTGGACATCGTTCGTGTCGAAGGCGTGCGCCGGGTGCCGCACCCCACGGTGGTGGGCCTCCTCAAGCTGCCGCCGCGCACGGTGCTGACGCCGGAGCGACAGGGCCATGCCGCCCGCCGGCTGGCAGAGTTGCCGAGCGCCGCGCAGACCTCCCTGCGCTATCGGCCACTCGGCGGCGGCACCGCCGACATCGACGCGATCGTTGTCGAACGTCCGGCGCTGCCGCGCGGCGTGGTGCCGATCGCGGCGACCCTGGCCCGCGGGTGGCTGCAGGACGAGGTTCGCGTGGACGCGGCCTCGCTTGCGAAGAGCGGTGAGCTCTTGACGGTGGCGTGGCGGTGGTGGGAAGCGCGCCCGCGAGTTGCGGTGTCGCTTGCGGTTCCCGCGCTCTCGTGGCTGCCGGGTGTCACAACTATCGAAGGATCGTGGGAGCGGCAATCGTACGGGGGTCCGGTCAGTGTCCGCGAGGAGCGGCGCCACGTTGGGCTGCGCGTCGCCGATTGGGCGTCGAGCACGGTGCGATGGAATGCGAGCTCCGCGTTCAACCGCTGGGCCGCCGACAGTTACCTGTCGGCCGGCGGCGGGGTCGAGGTGCGGCTGGCCGGCGATCGCGTGTCGCTCGGCGCCGGCGCCGAGGCGGCGGCGCCGCTTGGCTCGGGCACGGCCTTCACGAGCGGCCGGCTGTCGTCGGCATGGCGATCGCGCACGAACGAGAATCAGGCCATGTGGTTGGGCGGTGCCGCCGCCACGACCGTCTCGGGCGCCGCGCCGTTTGCGTTGTGGCCCGGGGCGGGCACCGGCCATGGGCGCGAGTCGTTGCTGCGCGCCCATCCCCTGCTCGACGCCGGTGTGGTCACGGGCGAGGCCTTCGGCCGGCGGCTCGCCCACGCCTCCATTGAATACCGGCATCCGCTGTGGCGGCCGGCCATGGCCAGGGTGGGCCTGGCCGTATTTGCTGATGCCGCCCGCGCATGGCATCGGCTCGACGGGAGTTCCTCGCGCCTGCATGTCGATGCGGGCGTGGGGGTTCGGCTGGCGCTTCCTGGTAAGGGCGGCGCGATGCGGCTCGACGTGGCGCGTGGGATGCGCGACCAGCAAGTGGTGGTCTCTGCCGGGTGGCAGCCATCGTGGACAGGACAACATCATGAGTGA
- a CDS encoding protein phosphatase 2C domain-containing protein, whose product MSEAITAIIPPPALTTRAFGLTDRGLVREANEDQFLIAELSKAMRVCQTSLPEPKLQRGEERAHLYLVADGMGGHQAGERASAIAVAAIEHFTLNTFRWFLEPDHSGAQKVLEQFQRAVKDADAQVAQEAAADPLLKGMGTTVTMAFFLATKVCLVHAGDSRAYLHRHGVLQQMTQDHTLVAELVRQGSVREEDVAAHPLRHIITNVVGGPDAGVRVEARAFDVQAGDRMVLCSDGLSEMMTHEQLAQVLATEAEPESAARKLLALALEAGGRDNITVVVVRFDPVTAPAS is encoded by the coding sequence ATGAGTGAAGCAATCACGGCCATCATTCCGCCCCCCGCACTAACCACCCGCGCGTTCGGACTGACCGATCGCGGCCTGGTGCGCGAGGCCAACGAAGATCAGTTCCTGATCGCCGAGCTCAGCAAGGCCATGCGGGTGTGTCAAACGAGCCTGCCCGAGCCGAAGTTGCAGCGGGGCGAGGAGCGCGCGCATCTGTACCTGGTCGCCGACGGCATGGGCGGCCACCAGGCGGGCGAACGCGCGAGCGCCATCGCGGTGGCGGCGATCGAGCACTTCACGCTCAACACCTTTCGGTGGTTCCTCGAGCCGGATCATTCCGGCGCGCAGAAGGTGCTGGAACAGTTCCAGCGCGCGGTCAAGGACGCCGATGCGCAGGTGGCGCAGGAAGCCGCCGCCGATCCCCTGCTGAAGGGCATGGGCACGACCGTCACCATGGCTTTTTTCCTCGCTACCAAGGTCTGCCTGGTTCATGCCGGCGACAGCCGCGCCTACCTGCATCGTCACGGGGTCCTGCAGCAAATGACCCAGGACCACACGCTGGTGGCGGAGTTGGTGCGCCAGGGGTCCGTCCGTGAAGAGGATGTCGCCGCCCACCCGCTGCGCCACATCATCACCAACGTGGTGGGCGGGCCCGATGCGGGGGTCAGGGTCGAGGCCCGGGCGTTCGATGTGCAGGCGGGCGATCGCATGGTGCTGTGCTCGGACGGGCTGAGCGAGATGATGACGCACGAGCAACTGGCGCAGGTCCTGGCCACCGAGGCCGAACCCGAAAGCGCGGCCAGGAAGCTGTTGGCCCTGGCGCTCGAAGCCGGCGGCCGCGACAACATCACCGTGGTGGTCGTTCGCTTCGACCCCGTCACCGCGCCCGCGTCCTGA